Proteins from one Amycolatopsis benzoatilytica AK 16/65 genomic window:
- the rbfA gene encoding 30S ribosome-binding factor RbfA, with protein sequence MADPARARKLAKRISQIVASAIEHDIKDPRLGAVTITDARVTADLHDATVYYTVLGETVDAEPDLPSAAAALEAARGVLRTKVGQGTGVRYTPTLTFVADSVPDDARRIEELLAKAREADAEVARQATGAQHAGEADPYKAPRTEEDEEPAEEETRG encoded by the coding sequence ATGGCTGATCCTGCTCGGGCTCGCAAGCTCGCCAAGCGGATCTCGCAGATCGTGGCGTCGGCGATCGAACACGACATCAAGGACCCGCGGCTGGGTGCGGTGACCATCACCGACGCCCGCGTCACCGCGGACCTGCACGACGCCACGGTGTACTACACGGTGCTCGGCGAGACCGTCGACGCGGAGCCGGACTTGCCGAGCGCCGCCGCCGCGCTGGAGGCCGCCCGCGGCGTCCTGCGCACCAAGGTGGGGCAGGGCACCGGCGTTCGCTACACCCCGACGCTCACCTTCGTCGCGGACAGCGTCCCCGACGACGCCCGCCGCATCGAGGAACTGCTCGCGAAGGCCCGCGAAGCGGACGCTGAGGTGGCCCGCCAGGCCACCGGCGCGCAGCACGCCGGCGAAGCGGATCCGTACAAGGCTCCTCGCACCGAAGAGGACGAGGAGCCCGCTGAAGAGGAGACGCGCGGCTGA
- the nusA gene encoding transcription termination factor NusA produces the protein MNVDIAALRAIERDKDIPFETVIEAIETALLTAYKHTEGHQPHARIDIDRKSGLVRVLARTLTSDGETDEEWDDTPEGFGRIAATTARQVILQRLRDAEHEKTYGEFSAKEGEIVAGIVQRDARANARGMVVIQVGDTEGVLPQAEQVAGESYEHGTRIKAFVFGVSRSNRGPQIMLSRSHPNLVRKLFALEVPEIADGSVEIAAVAREPGHRSKIAVRSTVPGLNAKGACIGPMGARVRNVMSELSGEKIDIIDWSDDPAKFVGNALSPAKVVSVRVVDERAKTARVVVPDFQLSLAIGKEGQNARLAARLTGWRIDIRSDAAPAEAEGDQAHADRERPAAATGSAD, from the coding sequence GTGAACGTGGACATCGCCGCGCTGCGGGCGATCGAACGGGACAAGGACATCCCCTTCGAGACGGTCATCGAGGCCATCGAGACCGCGCTGCTCACCGCGTACAAGCACACCGAGGGCCACCAGCCGCACGCCCGGATCGACATCGACCGCAAGTCCGGCCTGGTCCGCGTGCTCGCCCGCACCCTCACCTCGGACGGCGAGACCGACGAGGAGTGGGACGACACCCCGGAAGGCTTCGGCCGGATCGCCGCCACCACCGCGCGCCAGGTCATCCTGCAGCGGCTGCGCGACGCGGAGCACGAGAAGACCTACGGCGAGTTCTCCGCCAAGGAAGGCGAGATCGTCGCCGGGATCGTCCAGCGCGACGCGCGCGCCAACGCCCGCGGCATGGTCGTGATCCAGGTCGGCGACACCGAGGGCGTGCTGCCGCAGGCCGAGCAGGTCGCGGGGGAGTCCTACGAGCACGGCACCCGGATCAAGGCGTTCGTGTTCGGCGTCTCGCGCAGCAACCGCGGGCCGCAGATCATGCTGTCGCGCTCGCACCCGAACCTGGTGCGCAAGCTGTTCGCGCTGGAGGTCCCAGAGATCGCCGACGGCAGCGTCGAGATCGCCGCGGTGGCGCGCGAGCCCGGGCACCGCTCGAAGATCGCGGTCCGCTCCACCGTTCCCGGCCTGAACGCCAAGGGCGCCTGCATCGGCCCGATGGGCGCGCGGGTGCGCAACGTGATGAGCGAGCTGTCCGGCGAGAAGATCGACATCATCGACTGGTCGGACGACCCGGCGAAGTTCGTCGGGAATGCGCTGTCGCCGGCGAAGGTTGTGTCGGTACGGGTCGTCGACGAGCGAGCGAAGACGGCCCGGGTCGTAGTGCCCGACTTCCAGTTGTCGCTCGCCATCGGCAAGGAGGGCCAGAACGCCCGCTTGGCGGCCCGGCTGACCGGCTGGCGGATCGACATCCGCAGCGACGCCGCGCCCGCCGAGGCCGAGGGTGACCAAGCACACGCCGACCGGGAGCGGCCCGCAGCGGCAACCGGTTCGGCTGACTGA
- the rimP gene encoding ribosome maturation factor RimP, which yields MPNELASRLEPIVAAAVETAGFDLDSLEVQQAGRRQLVKVVVDSDDGVGLDEVAAVSRTVSAALDENEHVLASAYTLEVTSPGLDRPLTQHRHWRRARFRLVKITPVEGAGYVARVGYAGEKSVRVLAEGRISDVSYQSVAKAVVEVEFKQPPAEDLKQLTADEEQKKEESK from the coding sequence GTGCCCAACGAACTCGCCAGCCGGCTGGAGCCGATAGTGGCCGCAGCCGTCGAGACCGCGGGTTTCGACCTCGACTCGCTCGAGGTGCAGCAAGCCGGCAGGCGACAGCTGGTGAAGGTCGTCGTCGACTCCGACGACGGGGTCGGGCTGGACGAGGTCGCCGCGGTCAGCCGCACCGTCTCCGCCGCCCTCGACGAGAACGAGCACGTGCTGGCGAGCGCCTACACGCTCGAGGTTACGTCGCCGGGCCTGGACCGGCCGCTCACCCAGCATCGGCACTGGCGGCGCGCGCGCTTCCGGCTGGTCAAGATCACCCCGGTGGAGGGAGCCGGCTACGTCGCCCGGGTCGGGTACGCCGGCGAGAAGAGCGTGCGGGTGCTTGCCGAGGGCCGGATTTCCGACGTGTCCTACCAGTCCGTCGCGAAGGCGGTCGTGGAGGTCGAGTTCAAGCAACCGCCCGCGGAAGACCTCAAACAGCTGACCGCGGACGAAGAACAGAAGAAGGAGGAGTCGAAGTGA
- a CDS encoding ferritin-like domain-containing protein, whose protein sequence is MTARPTNLSRRAVLRLGALGGAVAAALPLAACSGAKDDSPDPLAALLAMAEADAAAARKLAADGPAGQVADARAAQAAALKAEVDRLNRPKKDTAPAPGPTSLGGFKDRLAAARQQAESLVPTLPAYRAGLVAAVAAGCAGLQRVSPELGPGADAKAVSALPGSAAKDAVDSLQKALAAEHASLWVYGLVTAFLPGDFGEALKAGRAEHTARRDALTQMISAASATPVAPEAAYVPPKPVTDTASAAALVASAEADTSAAWQAVVTHTDDAGLRGMALQALIAAARRGTPWRQEAGAKPTAVALPGQPA, encoded by the coding sequence GTGACCGCAAGACCGACGAACCTCTCCCGGCGCGCCGTGCTGCGCCTGGGCGCATTGGGCGGCGCTGTCGCCGCGGCCCTGCCGCTGGCCGCTTGCTCCGGTGCCAAGGACGACTCCCCCGATCCGCTGGCCGCGCTGCTGGCGATGGCGGAGGCGGACGCCGCCGCGGCCCGGAAGCTGGCCGCTGACGGCCCGGCCGGCCAGGTAGCCGACGCCCGGGCGGCGCAAGCCGCCGCGCTGAAGGCCGAAGTGGACCGGCTGAACCGGCCGAAGAAGGACACCGCGCCGGCTCCCGGGCCGACGTCGCTCGGCGGGTTCAAGGACCGGCTCGCTGCCGCCCGGCAGCAGGCCGAGAGCCTGGTGCCCACGCTGCCCGCGTACCGCGCCGGGCTGGTCGCGGCGGTGGCCGCCGGCTGTGCCGGACTGCAGCGGGTCTCGCCTGAGCTCGGCCCGGGCGCGGACGCGAAAGCGGTGTCCGCGCTGCCGGGCTCGGCGGCGAAGGACGCAGTCGACTCTCTGCAGAAGGCGCTGGCCGCCGAACACGCCTCGCTGTGGGTCTACGGCTTGGTGACGGCGTTCCTTCCGGGTGATTTCGGCGAGGCGCTGAAGGCCGGACGTGCCGAGCACACCGCGCGGCGGGACGCGCTGACGCAGATGATCAGCGCGGCTTCGGCTACTCCAGTGGCACCGGAAGCCGCGTACGTGCCGCCGAAGCCGGTCACCGACACGGCCTCGGCCGCTGCGCTGGTCGCCAGCGCCGAAGCGGACACCTCGGCCGCGTGGCAGGCCGTGGTGACGCACACCGACGACGCCGGGCTGCGCGGGATGGCGCTGCAAGCGTTGATCGCCGCGGCGCGGCGGGGGACTCCGTGGCGGCAGGAAGCCGGGGCAAAGCCCACCGCGGTCGCGTTGCCGGGTCAGCCGGCTTGA
- the infB gene encoding translation initiation factor IF-2 yields the protein MPGKARVHELAKELGITSKEVLAKLKEQGEFVKSASSTVEAPVARRLRDAYPAKGGKKPGPTPGPRPAPAPSSGGAAPRPAAPQPSAAPAPAAQQQVPASKPGQQAGKPAAPGPKPGGPRPGPRPPAPAQTPAPQEQPQVPAAKAEPAAAKPAPKPQDAPSAGSVVPPKPQGPKPGGPKPGPRTPRVGNNPFGVGSGAPAPRPPAPRPGPGQGGDNRPPRPGGGQGGDRPAPRPGGGQGGGNRPSPGNMPPRPNPGMMPGRARPAGPAGGRGGPGGAGRPGGGGRPGGGGGGFRGGPGGGGGGGGFRPGGGGPGGGGGGGGFRPGGAGGGAPAGGGGGFRGGGGGRGGPGGRGGTAGAFGRPGGPSRKGRKSKRQKRQEYMDNMQAPSVGGVRLPKGQGETIRLPRGASLTDFAEKIDANPASLVQVLFHLGEMVTATQSVSDDILELLGGEMNYVVQVVSPEEEDRELLETFDITYGEDEGGEDELQVRPPVVTIMGHVDHGKTRLLDTIRKTKVRESEAGGITQHIGAYQIETELEGNPRLITFIDTPGHEAFTAMRARGANSTDIAVIVVAADDGVMPQTVEAINHAQAAKAPIVVAINKIDKEGANPDKIRQQLTEYGLVAEEYGGDTMFVEISARQNINIDGLLEAILLTADAALDLRANPDMEAQGVAIEAHLDRGRGPVATVLVQRGTLRVGDSVVAGDAYGRVRRMVDEHNVDVTEALPSRPVQVIGFTSVPGAGDTFLVVDEDRVARQIAERRSARTRNALNASRRKRVSLEDLDSALKETSSLNLIIKGDNSGTVEALEAALLQLDVGEDVELNVVHRGVGGVTESDIDLATASDAIVLGFNVRAQGKATERATREGVDVRYYTVIYQAIDEIEQALKGMLKPEYEEVELGRAEVRDVFKSSKIGTIAGCLVMSGEIRRNAKARLLRDGAVIAQNLPINSLRRFKDDVVEVREGYECGLTLGSYSDIKVDDVIETYEQREKPRA from the coding sequence GTGCCAGGCAAGGCCCGTGTACACGAGCTCGCTAAGGAGCTCGGGATCACCAGTAAAGAAGTTCTCGCCAAGCTGAAGGAGCAGGGCGAGTTCGTGAAGTCCGCGTCGTCCACCGTCGAGGCGCCCGTCGCCCGTCGGCTGCGCGACGCTTACCCCGCCAAGGGCGGGAAGAAGCCCGGCCCGACCCCGGGCCCGCGGCCCGCTCCGGCCCCGTCGTCCGGCGGCGCCGCGCCGCGTCCGGCTGCCCCGCAGCCGAGTGCCGCGCCCGCCCCGGCTGCCCAGCAGCAGGTCCCGGCGAGCAAGCCGGGCCAGCAGGCCGGCAAACCGGCTGCCCCGGGCCCCAAGCCCGGCGGTCCGCGTCCCGGCCCGCGCCCGCCCGCGCCGGCCCAGACTCCGGCCCCGCAGGAGCAGCCGCAGGTCCCGGCCGCCAAGGCCGAGCCCGCCGCCGCGAAGCCGGCCCCGAAGCCGCAGGACGCTCCGTCCGCGGGCTCGGTCGTGCCGCCGAAGCCGCAGGGCCCCAAGCCCGGCGGCCCCAAGCCCGGTCCGCGCACCCCGCGGGTCGGCAACAACCCGTTCGGCGTCGGCTCCGGCGCCCCGGCCCCGCGTCCGCCGGCTCCGCGCCCCGGTCCGGGTCAGGGCGGCGACAACCGTCCGCCGCGTCCGGGCGGCGGCCAGGGCGGCGACCGCCCGGCTCCGCGTCCCGGCGGCGGCCAGGGCGGCGGCAACCGGCCGAGCCCGGGCAACATGCCCCCGCGTCCGAACCCCGGCATGATGCCGGGCCGCGCTCGTCCGGCCGGACCGGCCGGCGGCCGTGGCGGCCCTGGCGGCGCAGGTCGTCCGGGTGGCGGCGGTCGTCCCGGTGGTGGCGGCGGCGGCTTCCGCGGCGGCCCCGGTGGCGGCGGCGGTGGCGGCGGCTTCCGTCCCGGTGGCGGTGGCCCCGGTGGCGGCGGTGGCGGCGGCGGCTTCCGTCCGGGCGGCGCCGGTGGCGGCGCTCCGGCCGGTGGCGGCGGCGGCTTCCGCGGTGGCGGCGGCGGCCGTGGCGGCCCCGGTGGTCGCGGCGGCACGGCCGGCGCGTTCGGCCGTCCCGGTGGACCCTCGCGCAAGGGCCGCAAGTCGAAGCGGCAGAAGCGCCAGGAGTACATGGACAACATGCAGGCGCCCAGCGTCGGCGGCGTCCGCCTGCCCAAGGGCCAGGGCGAGACGATCCGGCTGCCGCGCGGCGCTTCGCTGACCGACTTCGCGGAGAAGATCGACGCCAACCCGGCTTCGCTGGTGCAGGTGCTCTTCCACCTCGGCGAGATGGTCACCGCGACGCAGTCCGTGTCGGACGACATCCTGGAGCTGCTCGGCGGCGAGATGAACTACGTCGTCCAGGTCGTGTCCCCCGAAGAGGAGGACCGCGAGCTGCTCGAGACCTTCGACATCACGTATGGCGAGGACGAGGGCGGCGAGGACGAGCTGCAGGTGCGGCCGCCGGTCGTGACCATCATGGGTCACGTCGACCACGGTAAGACCCGCCTGCTGGACACGATCCGGAAGACGAAGGTCCGCGAGAGCGAGGCCGGCGGCATCACGCAGCACATCGGTGCGTACCAGATCGAGACCGAGCTCGAGGGCAACCCGCGCCTGATCACCTTCATCGACACCCCGGGTCACGAGGCGTTCACCGCCATGCGTGCCCGTGGCGCGAACTCCACCGACATCGCGGTGATCGTGGTGGCGGCCGACGACGGAGTGATGCCGCAGACGGTCGAGGCGATCAACCACGCGCAGGCCGCCAAGGCCCCGATCGTGGTCGCGATCAACAAGATCGACAAGGAAGGCGCGAACCCGGACAAGATCCGGCAGCAGCTGACCGAGTACGGCCTGGTCGCCGAGGAGTACGGCGGCGACACGATGTTCGTCGAGATCTCCGCGCGGCAGAACATCAACATCGACGGCCTGCTCGAGGCGATCCTGCTGACCGCGGACGCCGCGCTGGACCTCCGGGCCAACCCGGACATGGAGGCCCAGGGCGTCGCGATCGAGGCGCACCTCGACCGCGGCCGCGGCCCGGTGGCGACCGTGCTGGTCCAGCGCGGCACGCTGCGGGTCGGCGACTCGGTCGTGGCGGGCGACGCCTACGGCCGCGTCCGCCGGATGGTCGACGAGCACAACGTCGACGTCACCGAGGCGCTGCCCTCGCGTCCGGTCCAGGTCATCGGGTTCACCTCGGTGCCCGGCGCGGGCGACACCTTCCTGGTGGTCGACGAGGACCGCGTCGCCCGGCAGATCGCCGAGCGCCGGTCGGCTCGCACCCGCAACGCGCTCAACGCGTCGCGGCGCAAGCGGGTCAGCCTCGAGGACCTCGACTCCGCCTTGAAGGAGACGAGCAGCCTCAACCTGATCATCAAGGGTGACAACTCGGGTACGGTCGAGGCTCTGGAAGCGGCGCTGCTGCAGCTGGACGTCGGCGAAGACGTCGAACTGAACGTGGTTCACCGCGGCGTCGGCGGCGTGACCGAGTCGGACATCGACCTGGCGACCGCGTCCGACGCGATCGTCCTCGGGTTCAACGTCCGGGCACAGGGCAAGGCGACCGAGCGGGCCACCCGCGAGGGCGTCGACGTCCGGTACTACACGGTCATCTACCAGGCGATCGACGAGATCGAGCAGGCCCTCAAGGGCATGCTCAAGCCGGAGTACGAGGAGGTGGAGCTCGGCCGCGCCGAGGTCCGCGACGTCTTCAAGTCCTCCAAGATCGGCACGATCGCGGGTTGCCTGGTCATGTCCGGCGAGATCCGGCGCAACGCCAAGGCCCGCCTGCTGCGCGACGGCGCCGTCATCGCGCAGAACCTCCCGATCAACTCGCTGCGCCGGTTCAAGGACGACGTGGTCGAGGTCCGGGAAGGGTACGAGTGCGGTCTCACGCTGGGCTCGTACAGCGACATCAAGGTCGACGACGTGATCGAGACCTACGAACAGCGGGAGAAGCCCCGCGCGTGA
- a CDS encoding aminotransferase class V-fold PLP-dependent enzyme, which yields MIFGGSTDFAVPAGYLNTPSIGIPPAPVADAVAAAVERWRTGQDTPASFDEAVSRSRAGFARLAGVQPGEVAIGASVSQLAANVAAALPADARVLAAENEFTSVTFPFAQRAAVTEVLLADLPDHVEGHDLVAVSLVQSADGAILDTAALRAAAEAAGVPVLIDVTQAAGWLPLDVAWADWVVCGGYKWLFSPRGCAWLAVHPRARERTRPVAANWYAGDDPWSTVYGMPLRLAKDARAFDLSPVWLAHLGAAEALDYVTSLDLAAVREHNAGLADSLRAAAGLAPQNSAIVALEADPAQVEAAGVVAGVRNGRVRVGFHLYNGPDDVERVLSALG from the coding sequence GTCGCCGATGCGGTAGCTGCCGCCGTCGAGCGCTGGCGCACCGGGCAAGACACTCCTGCCAGCTTCGACGAAGCCGTCTCCCGTTCCCGAGCCGGGTTCGCCCGTCTCGCCGGAGTCCAGCCCGGCGAGGTGGCGATCGGCGCCTCCGTTTCCCAGCTCGCCGCCAACGTGGCGGCGGCTCTCCCGGCTGACGCTCGCGTCCTGGCCGCCGAGAACGAGTTCACCAGCGTCACCTTCCCGTTCGCGCAGCGCGCCGCGGTCACCGAGGTTCTGCTCGCCGACCTGCCGGACCACGTGGAAGGCCACGACCTCGTCGCGGTCAGCCTCGTCCAATCCGCCGACGGCGCGATTCTCGACACCGCCGCCCTCCGCGCCGCCGCCGAAGCCGCGGGCGTGCCGGTGCTCATCGACGTCACCCAAGCCGCCGGCTGGCTCCCGCTCGACGTCGCGTGGGCGGACTGGGTCGTCTGCGGCGGCTACAAATGGCTGTTCTCTCCGCGCGGCTGCGCCTGGCTCGCCGTGCACCCGCGTGCTCGCGAACGCACCCGCCCGGTCGCCGCGAACTGGTACGCAGGCGACGATCCGTGGTCCACGGTGTACGGAATGCCACTGCGGCTGGCGAAAGACGCCCGCGCCTTCGATCTTTCGCCGGTCTGGCTGGCGCATCTCGGCGCCGCGGAAGCGCTCGACTACGTCACGTCACTGGACCTCGCCGCGGTCCGCGAACACAACGCCGGGCTCGCCGATTCCCTGCGCGCCGCTGCCGGACTGGCTCCGCAGAACAGCGCGATCGTCGCGCTGGAAGCCGATCCGGCCCAGGTCGAGGCCGCCGGGGTCGTCGCCGGGGTGCGCAACGGGCGGGTGCGCGTCGGCTTCCATCTCTACAACGGTCCTGACGACGTAGAACGCGTTCTGAGCGCATTGGGCTGA
- a CDS encoding DUF503 domain-containing protein, whose amino-acid sequence MFVGALELDLLLDDVHSLKQKRSVVRPIVAELRKRFAVSVAEAGHLDLHRRALIGVAAVAADGEHVRDLLDSCERFAAGRPEFELLSARRRLLGPDD is encoded by the coding sequence ATGTTTGTCGGAGCCCTCGAGCTCGACCTGCTGCTCGACGACGTGCATTCGTTGAAGCAGAAGCGATCCGTGGTCCGGCCGATCGTGGCCGAACTGCGGAAACGGTTCGCCGTCTCGGTCGCCGAGGCGGGACATCTGGACCTGCACCGGCGCGCCCTGATCGGGGTAGCGGCGGTGGCCGCGGACGGCGAACACGTCCGGGACCTGCTTGACTCGTGCGAGCGGTTCGCGGCGGGCCGCCCGGAGTTCGAACTCCTGTCCGCCCGCCGTCGGCTGCTGGGTCCGGACGACTAG
- a CDS encoding YlxR family protein, whose translation MRTCVGCRKRELAGELLRVVAVDGRLVVDERRRLPGRGAWLHPGPDCLAKAERKRAFPRALRAPGALDAAGLHEHAAFAADNGSGMFSGPRETRKQVDPS comes from the coding sequence GTGCGCACGTGTGTCGGCTGCCGGAAACGGGAATTGGCCGGTGAACTGCTGCGCGTGGTCGCGGTGGACGGGCGGCTGGTCGTCGACGAACGTCGGCGGCTGCCGGGCCGGGGAGCATGGTTGCACCCCGGGCCGGACTGCCTGGCCAAAGCCGAGCGGAAGCGAGCGTTCCCCCGGGCCCTGCGGGCTCCGGGCGCGCTCGACGCCGCCGGGCTGCACGAGCACGCCGCGTTCGCCGCGGACAACGGCTCCGGGATGTTCTCGGGGCCGCGGGAAACAAGGAAGCAGGTCGACCCGTCATGA